In Melospiza melodia melodia isolate bMelMel2 unplaced genomic scaffold, bMelMel2.pri scaffold_149, whole genome shotgun sequence, the following are encoded in one genomic region:
- the LOC134433224 gene encoding tyrosine-protein phosphatase non-receptor type 18-like, producing MAPPPPPGHLSLARGVQPPLYQDAVARRALRPALLRSVSVPAEPPAPPAMDVTYAVVNKPRRGGGAAGRGPSPLGRDHAPFARDSAPSGTCSLPGSPVRRPSPSPAGSPRPSDGAYEVVTPPVDTGSGPCLGFNFRIGKPKGPRDPPAEWSRV from the exons ATGGCACCTCCACCGCCCCCCGGCCACCTCAGCCTGGCCCGCGGGGTTCAG CCCCCCCTGTACCAGGACGCCGTggcccgccgggctctgcggccCGCGCTGCTCAG GAGCGTTTCGGTGCCGGCcgagccccccgcgccccccgccatGGACGTCACCTACGCCGTGGTCAACAAGCCCCgccgggggggcggggccgcaGGGAGAGGCCCCTCCCCTCTGGGAAGAGACCACGCCCCCTTCGCACGAGACTCCGCCCCCTCGGGCACGTGCTCGCTGCCGGGCAGCCCCGTGCGCCGCCCCTCCCCCAGCCCGGCAG GCTCCCCCAGACCCTCGGATGGCGCCTATGAGGTTGTGACCCCCCCTGTGGACACCGGCAGTGGCCCCTGCCTGG gGTTTAACTTCCGCATTGGGAAGCCCAAGGGCCCGCGGGACCCCCCGGCCGAGTGGTCCCGGGTGTGA
- the LOC134433223 gene encoding U3 small nucleolar ribonucleoprotein protein IMP4-like isoform X1, whose product MLRRQARERREYLQRRAKEQQQQRQRERRESLKRALDENRLLPTELRREALALQKELEFDFQAPGETGDSQDDEYRWAGLEPPKVMVTTSRDPSARLRLFAKELCLLLPGARRMNRGRAELGALVAACRAAGVTDLLVLHETRGRPDGLTVSHLPHGPTAHFTLSGAVLRQEVGGLGGAPLAAPHLLLLRLDSTLGKRVGTILKHLFPVPRPDSRRVVTFANEDDVILVRNHVYRRRGRTVELEEVGPRFQLRPYLIRLGTLEQGDAADVEWRWHPYTATAPKRRLLSAT is encoded by the exons CTGCGTCGCCAGGCCCGGGAGCGCCGGGAGTACCTGCAGCGCCGggccaaggagcagcagcagcagcggcagcgggagCGCAGGGAGAGCCTGAAGCGGGCGCTGGATG AGAATCGGCTGCTGCCCACGGAGCTGCGGCGCGAGGCGCTGGCCCTGCAGAAGGAGCTCGAGTTCGACTTCCAGGCACCGGGGG AGACAGGTGACAGTCAGGATGACGAGTACAGGTGGGCGGGGCTGGAGCCCCCCAAGGTGATGGTGACGACATCACGTGACCCCAGCGCCCGCCTACGGCTCTTTGCCAAG gagctgtgcctgctgctgcccggggCTCGCCGCATGAACCGGGGCCGTGCCGAGCTGGGCGCTCTGGTGGCGGCGTGCCGGGCTGCGGGCGTCACCGACCTGCTGGTGCTGCACGAGACCCGCGGGCGGCCTG ACGGGCTGACCGTGTCCCACCTGCCCCACGGCCCCACTGCCCACTTCACCCTGAGCGGGGCCGTGTTGCGCCAGGAggtcggggggctcgggggggcccCGCTGGCCGCCccccacctgctgctgctgcgcctGGATTCCACGCTGGGAAAAAGG GTCGGGACCATCCTGAAGCACCTGTTCCCCGTCCCCCGTCCCGACAGCCGCCGCGTGGTGACCTTCGCCAACGAGGATGACGTCATTTTAGTGCG GAACCACGTGTACCGGCGCCGGGGGCGGACGGTGGAGCTGGAGGAGGTGGGACCCCGCTTCCAGCTGAGGC CCTACCTGATCCGCCTGGGCACCCTGGAGCAGGGGGACGCGGCCGACGTGGAGTGGCGCTGGCACCCGTACACGGCCACGGCCCCCAAGCGCCGCCTGCTCAGCGCCACCtga
- the LOC134433240 gene encoding synaptonemal complex central element protein 1-like isoform X1: protein MYPYVPTVSLQAAVMDPDPRSEGLYGRDPPRPPCVPVSPRPRDKAVSGVPKRGSGPVSCPVPPSGPPGGTRQLDGLLRQVHSLKVREATTEELARARDRSEELRQELEQLEQQKEALERTWQQVQGGGTPSQRDPPATPPESLQRAQLQGKEVDAKGQRRCGLCLEQQQDLEGTKQQWEQLKNLCREQRWQYCQQLEAIREELKHLRVTHAPAHLKAELAKLEKMKEKWLSLERHLMDTEEQLGPEGAVLWRLVQQEQEWAERQLEVEMGRQQLSLQRRDRLAEELQQLQHSQEARPE from the exons ATGTACCCctatgtccccaccgtgtccctccAGGCTGCAGTAATGGACCCAGACCCACGCAGTGAGGGGCTCTACGGCCGAGACCCCCCAAGACCACcgtgtgtcccagtgtccccccgccccagggACAAGGCagtctcaggtgtccccaagagAGGCAGTGGCCCTGTGTCCTGCCCAGTTCCCCCCTCGGGTCCCCCTGGGGGGACCCGACAGCTGGACGGGCTGCTGAGGCAGGTGCACAGCCTGAAGG TCCGTGAGGCCACAACAGAGGAGCTGGCGAGGGCACGAGACCGCAGTGAGGAGTTGcgccaggagctggagcagc TGGAACAGCAAAAGGAGGCACTGGAGAGGACCTGGCAGCAGGTGCAGG GGGGTGGGACCCCCTCACAGAGGGACCCCCCTGCCACCCCCCCAGAGTCACTGCAGAGAGCGCAGCTGCAAGGGAAGGAGGTGGATGCCAAAGGTCAGAG GCGCTGTGGGctctgcctggagcagcagcaggacctggaagggacaaagcagcagtgggagcagctgaAAAACCTGTGCCGGGAACAgag GTGGCAGTACTGCCAGCAGCTTGAGGCCATCAGGGAGGAGCTCAAGCACCTGCGTGTCACACAT GCTCCAGCCCACCTGAAGGCCGAACTGGCAAAGCTGGAGAAGATGAAGGAGAAGTGGCTGAGCTTGG AGCGCCATTTGATGGATACcgaggagcagctgggcccagagggagctgtgctctg GCGATTGGttcagcaggagcaggagtgggCGGAGCGACAGCTGGAGGTGGAGATGGGCCGGCAGCAGCTGAGCCTGCAACGCCGTGACAG GTTGGCAGAGGagttgcagcagctgcagcactccCAGGAGGCTCGCCCAGAGTGA
- the LOC134433223 gene encoding U3 small nucleolar ribonucleoprotein protein IMP4-like isoform X2: MVTTSRDPSARLRLFAKELCLLLPGARRMNRGRAELGALVAACRAAGVTDLLVLHETRGRPDGLTVSHLPHGPTAHFTLSGAVLRQEVGGLGGAPLAAPHLLLLRLDSTLGKRVGTILKHLFPVPRPDSRRVVTFANEDDVILVRNHVYRRRGRTVELEEVGPRFQLRPYLIRLGTLEQGDAADVEWRWHPYTATAPKRRLLSAT; encoded by the exons ATGGTGACGACATCACGTGACCCCAGCGCCCGCCTACGGCTCTTTGCCAAG gagctgtgcctgctgctgcccggggCTCGCCGCATGAACCGGGGCCGTGCCGAGCTGGGCGCTCTGGTGGCGGCGTGCCGGGCTGCGGGCGTCACCGACCTGCTGGTGCTGCACGAGACCCGCGGGCGGCCTG ACGGGCTGACCGTGTCCCACCTGCCCCACGGCCCCACTGCCCACTTCACCCTGAGCGGGGCCGTGTTGCGCCAGGAggtcggggggctcgggggggcccCGCTGGCCGCCccccacctgctgctgctgcgcctGGATTCCACGCTGGGAAAAAGG GTCGGGACCATCCTGAAGCACCTGTTCCCCGTCCCCCGTCCCGACAGCCGCCGCGTGGTGACCTTCGCCAACGAGGATGACGTCATTTTAGTGCG GAACCACGTGTACCGGCGCCGGGGGCGGACGGTGGAGCTGGAGGAGGTGGGACCCCGCTTCCAGCTGAGGC CCTACCTGATCCGCCTGGGCACCCTGGAGCAGGGGGACGCGGCCGACGTGGAGTGGCGCTGGCACCCGTACACGGCCACGGCCCCCAAGCGCCGCCTGCTCAGCGCCACCtga
- the LOC134433241 gene encoding vacuolar fusion protein MON1 homolog B-like: protein MEPARTVDTASPSCHHSGDDEEEDVTAAAAMTSSVYHPAGNEEEEDKEVAAVVTATVSLRCHPSEEEVAVAMTSQGEPCGRDEDVVAAVTAEAATMSQGCHPGEEEKVTIAGTSLGCPPLGGEEEEVTTAGTAAVTSLGIRPSEEEMTVAAMSPARPPVGDEEEVTTAVTSPGCHPSEEEVTAAVTSSECHHEEGEEEVTAAVTSPGCHHEEEEEEVTAAVTSPVCNPGEEEEEVTAAVTAAAATSAPGGRRGADEDVAAAGWRARRKHVFVLSEAGKPIYSRHGNEEALAATMGVMMALVSFIQSGGNAIRAICSEDRTLVFEQRGPLLLVSVSRTRQSAAQLRRELAFVHEQILSLLTRGGIARVFARRRGFDLRRLLAGAEAVLDRLLCGAAADGRLLLGAARCLPLPGGLRRAVSGALRRAAAAARPAPALAVLAARGRLVTAARQRALAEGGRLCASDLHLLLNLLGGGAGAGAGEVWTPVCLPRFNPDGYFYAYAARLGEEEEEGVTLILLSTEREGFYAAAACRRQLEDTLRAQGWLAELAAAVRGGAGYGPSRPGAPELRHFLYKPLEGPEEMQQLPQFTSPELEEPYTSEEEQHRLFDLYHYLHSRVHSPHRPLRLLYHVAEKETLLAWVTSKFELYSCFSPLVTKAGAIAVLTKLLRWLKKEEDWLFIRYPAPFCAAPARPEGPEPEG, encoded by the exons ATGGAGCCAGCCCGGACAGTGGACACGGCGTCCCCGAGCTGTCACCACAGCGGGGACGATGAGGAGGAAGATGTGACAGCAGCGGCGGCCATGACATCATCCGTGTATCACCCTGCTGggaatgaggaggaggaagacaaggaggtggcagcagtggtgacaGCCacagtgtccctgaggtgccaccccagtgaggaggaggtggcagtggccaTGACATCCCAAGGAGAGCCGTGTGGCAGGGATGAGGAtgtggtggcagcagtgacagcagaagCAGCCACAATGTCCCAGGGCTGTCATCCTGGTGAGGAGGAGAAGGTGACCATAGCAGGGacatccctggggtgtcccccacttgggggtgaggaggaggaggtgacaaCAGCGGGGACAGCAGCAGTGACATCCCTGGGCATTCGACCCAGTGAGGAGGAGATGACCGTGGCAGCAATGTCACCAGCACGTCCTCCTGTGGGGGATGAAGAGGAGGTGACAACAGCGGtgacatccccagggtgtcaccccAGTGAGGAAGAGGTGACGGCAGCAGTGACATCCTCAGAGTGTCACcatgaggagggagaggaggaggtgacagcagcagtgacatccccagggtgtcaccatgaggaggaagaggaggaggtgacgGCAGCAGTGACATCCCCAGTGTGTAACCccggtgaggaagaggaggaggtgacagCGGCGGTGACGGCAGCAGCGGCCACATCGGccccgggcgggcggcgcggtGCGGACGAGGACGTGGCGGCCGCGGGCTGGCGGGCGCGGCGCAAACACGTGTTCGTGCTCAGCGAGGCGGGGAAGCCGATCTACTCCCGGCACGGCAACGAGGAGGCgctggcagccaccatgggtGTCATGATGGCCCTCGTGTCCTTCATCCAGAGCGGCGGCAACGCCATCCGGGCCATCTGCTCCG AGGACCGCACGCTGGTGTTCGAGCAGCGGGGCCCGCTGCTGCTGGTGTCGGTGTCCCGCACACGGCAGTCGGCGGCGCAGCTGCGGCGGGAGCTGGCCTTCGTTCACGAGCAGATCCTGTCGCTGCTGACCCGCGGGGGCATCGCCCGAGTCTTCGCCCGACGCCGCGGCTTCGACCTGCGCCGGCTGCTGGCGGGCGCCGAGGCCGTGCTGGACCGGCTGCTCTGCGGGGCCGCGGCCGACgggcggctgctgctgggggccgcTCGCTGCCTGCCCCTGCCCGGGGGGCTCCGCCGCGCCGTGTCCGGGGCGctgcgccgcgccgccgccgccgcccgccccgcgcccgccctggCCGTGCTGGCCGCCCGGGGCCGCCTGGTGACGGCGGCGCGGCAGCGGGCGCTGGCCGAGGGCGGGCGGCTCTGCGCCAGCGACCTGCACCTGCTGCTCAACCTGctgggcggcggcgcgggcgcggGGGCGGGCGAGGTGTGGACCCCCGTGTGCTTGCCACGTTTCAACCCCGATGGGTATTTCTATGCGTACGCGGCGCGGCTGggcgaggaggaagaggagggtgtgACGCTGATCCTGCTGTCCACGGAGCGAGAGGGGTTCTATGCGGCGGCCGcgtgcaggaggcagctggaggaCACGCTGCGGGCGCAGGGCTGGCTGGCCGAGCTGGCGGCGGCCGTGCGAGGGGGAGCGGGGTACGGCCCGTCCCGGCCCGGCGCCCCCGAGCTCCGGCACTTTCTCTACAAACCCTTGGAGGGGCCGGAGGAGATGCAGCAGCTGCCGCAGTTCACCAG CCCCGAGCTGGAGGAGCCCTACACCAGCGAGGAGGAGCAGCACCGGCTCTTTGACCTGTACCACTACCTGCACAGCCGGGTGCACAGCCCGCACCGGCCCCTGCGCCTGCTCTACCACGTGGCTGAGAAGGAAACGCTGCTGGCCTGG GTGACCAGCAAGTTCGAGCTGTACAGCTGCTTCAGCCCGCTGGTGACGAAGGCGGGCGCCATCGCCGTGCTGACCAAGCTGCTGCGCTGGCTCAAGAAGGAGGAGGACTGGCTATTCATCCGCTACCCGGCACCGTTCTGTGCCGCGCCCGCGCGCCCCGAGGGGCCCGAGCCCGAGGGCTGA
- the LOC134433240 gene encoding synaptonemal complex central element protein 1-like isoform X2, translating into MYPYVPTVSLQAAVMDPDPRSEGLYGRDPPRPPCVPVSPRPRDKAVSGVPKRGSGPVSCPVPPSGPPGGTRQLDGLLRQVHSLKVREATTEELARARDRSEELRQELEQLEQQKEALERTWQQVQESLQRAQLQGKEVDAKGQRRCGLCLEQQQDLEGTKQQWEQLKNLCREQRWQYCQQLEAIREELKHLRVTHAPAHLKAELAKLEKMKEKWLSLERHLMDTEEQLGPEGAVLWRLVQQEQEWAERQLEVEMGRQQLSLQRRDRLAEELQQLQHSQEARPE; encoded by the exons ATGTACCCctatgtccccaccgtgtccctccAGGCTGCAGTAATGGACCCAGACCCACGCAGTGAGGGGCTCTACGGCCGAGACCCCCCAAGACCACcgtgtgtcccagtgtccccccgccccagggACAAGGCagtctcaggtgtccccaagagAGGCAGTGGCCCTGTGTCCTGCCCAGTTCCCCCCTCGGGTCCCCCTGGGGGGACCCGACAGCTGGACGGGCTGCTGAGGCAGGTGCACAGCCTGAAGG TCCGTGAGGCCACAACAGAGGAGCTGGCGAGGGCACGAGACCGCAGTGAGGAGTTGcgccaggagctggagcagc TGGAACAGCAAAAGGAGGCACTGGAGAGGACCTGGCAGCAGGTGCAGG AGTCACTGCAGAGAGCGCAGCTGCAAGGGAAGGAGGTGGATGCCAAAGGTCAGAG GCGCTGTGGGctctgcctggagcagcagcaggacctggaagggacaaagcagcagtgggagcagctgaAAAACCTGTGCCGGGAACAgag GTGGCAGTACTGCCAGCAGCTTGAGGCCATCAGGGAGGAGCTCAAGCACCTGCGTGTCACACAT GCTCCAGCCCACCTGAAGGCCGAACTGGCAAAGCTGGAGAAGATGAAGGAGAAGTGGCTGAGCTTGG AGCGCCATTTGATGGATACcgaggagcagctgggcccagagggagctgtgctctg GCGATTGGttcagcaggagcaggagtgggCGGAGCGACAGCTGGAGGTGGAGATGGGCCGGCAGCAGCTGAGCCTGCAACGCCGTGACAG GTTGGCAGAGGagttgcagcagctgcagcactccCAGGAGGCTCGCCCAGAGTGA